One Janthinobacterium sp. TB1-E2 genomic region harbors:
- the apaG gene encoding Co2+/Mg2+ efflux protein ApaG — MATYEFTVTVKTQYLPEQSAPDQGRHVFSYTIRVVNTGTAGAQLISRHWVITDANNKVEEVRGLGAVGHQPLLQPGEQFEYTSGTMLGTPQGSMHGEYFCVAEDGHQFEAPIPEFVLSVPRTLH, encoded by the coding sequence ATGGCGACTTATGAATTTACGGTAACGGTCAAGACGCAATACCTGCCCGAGCAATCGGCACCGGACCAGGGGCGGCACGTGTTCAGCTACACGATCCGCGTCGTCAACACGGGCACGGCTGGCGCGCAACTGATTTCGCGCCACTGGGTCATCACGGATGCGAACAACAAGGTGGAAGAGGTGCGTGGCCTGGGCGCCGTCGGCCACCAGCCGCTGCTGCAGCCGGGCGAACAGTTCGAATACACGAGTGGCACCATGCTGGGCACGCCGCAAGGTTCGATGCACGGCGAGTATTTCTGCGTGGCCGAAGATGGCCATCAGTTTGAAGCGCCGATTCCCGAGTTCGTGCTGTCGGTGCCACGCACCCTGCATTGA
- a CDS encoding murein transglycosylase A — MTRGSLPVSIGAVALALSACTTPPAPPAASGKAPPIAPTVVRPVPAKPADAKDAADVAAPTFVPAKFSALPGWARDDMRAAWPAFMASCGVLVKRPDWKESCTIARQVNADSDKAIRLFFETFFVPNQVITADGASTGLVTGYYEPLLHGARKRGGPYQTPLYKVPDDLVSVDLSGVYPELKNMRLRGKLVGKKVIPYATRADIERATSVTGKELLWVDDEVEAFFLQVQGSGRVQLTDTQETVRVAYADQNGHPYKSIGRYLVDKGELTLSQASAQGIKAWIAGHPTRKDELFNANPSYVFFKEERLPDPKVGPKGALGVPLTPQRSVAIDSRFLPLGAPVFLSTTQANSEIPMQRLVMAQDTGGAIRGPIRVDYFFGFGAEAAENAGRMKQSGAVWVLLPKQAPAR, encoded by the coding sequence TTGACACGCGGTAGTCTACCCGTTTCAATCGGCGCCGTCGCGCTTGCGCTGTCCGCCTGTACCACGCCGCCCGCGCCACCCGCTGCCAGCGGCAAGGCGCCGCCCATCGCCCCGACCGTCGTCAGGCCGGTTCCGGCCAAGCCGGCCGACGCCAAGGACGCCGCGGATGTGGCGGCGCCCACCTTCGTGCCCGCCAAATTTTCCGCCTTGCCTGGCTGGGCCCGCGACGACATGCGCGCCGCCTGGCCCGCTTTCATGGCATCGTGCGGCGTGCTGGTCAAACGCCCGGACTGGAAGGAATCGTGCACGATCGCGCGCCAGGTGAATGCCGACAGCGACAAGGCCATCCGCCTGTTCTTCGAGACCTTCTTTGTGCCGAATCAAGTCATCACCGCCGATGGCGCCAGTACCGGCTTGGTGACCGGCTACTACGAACCGCTGCTGCACGGGGCGCGCAAGCGGGGCGGCCCATACCAGACACCGCTGTACAAGGTGCCCGACGACCTCGTCTCGGTGGATTTGTCCGGCGTGTATCCGGAACTGAAGAATATGCGCTTGCGGGGCAAGCTGGTCGGCAAGAAGGTGATCCCGTATGCGACCCGCGCCGACATCGAGCGCGCCACGTCCGTCACGGGCAAGGAATTGCTGTGGGTGGATGATGAAGTCGAGGCCTTCTTCCTGCAGGTGCAGGGCTCCGGCCGCGTGCAGCTGACCGATACGCAGGAAACCGTGCGCGTGGCCTACGCGGACCAGAATGGCCATCCGTACAAATCGATCGGCCGCTACCTGGTCGACAAGGGCGAGCTGACCTTGAGCCAGGCGTCCGCGCAGGGCATCAAGGCGTGGATCGCCGGCCATCCTACGCGCAAGGATGAATTATTCAACGCCAATCCCAGCTATGTGTTCTTCAAGGAAGAGCGCTTGCCCGACCCGAAAGTGGGGCCGAAGGGCGCGCTGGGCGTGCCATTGACGCCGCAGCGCTCGGTGGCCATTGATTCGCGCTTTTTGCCGCTGGGCGCACCCGTGTTCCTGTCCACCACGCAAGCCAATAGCGAGATTCCCATGCAGCGGCTGGTGATGGCGCAGGATACGGGCGGCGCCATTCGCGGGCCGATCCGTGTCGATTATTTCTTTGGCTTTGGCGCGGAAGCTGCCGAGAATGCGGGCCGCATGAAGCAGAGCGGCGCCGTGTGGGTGTTGTTGCCGAAGCAGGCGCCGGCGCGCTAG
- a CDS encoding universal stress protein, with translation MFNTILFPTDGSPLSDKAAETALAFAQLNKAKLVAISVVQPFPFSPMADGGIVLDASLYEQQMQEASQRAIDKIGEAARAAGVPFEGVVAVSPSPHDEIVNAAQTYHCDIILMASHGRKGLNKLFVGSETQKVLAHTHLPVMVLR, from the coding sequence ATGTTTAACACCATCTTATTTCCCACCGACGGCTCGCCGCTGTCCGACAAAGCCGCCGAGACCGCCCTCGCCTTCGCCCAATTGAACAAGGCCAAGCTGGTCGCCATCAGCGTGGTGCAGCCGTTTCCGTTCTCGCCGATGGCGGACGGCGGCATCGTGCTCGACGCCAGCCTGTATGAACAGCAGATGCAGGAAGCGTCGCAACGCGCCATCGACAAGATCGGCGAAGCTGCGCGCGCCGCCGGCGTACCTTTCGAAGGCGTGGTCGCCGTGTCGCCGAGCCCGCACGATGAAATCGTCAATGCGGCGCAAACCTACCATTGCGACATCATCCTGATGGCTTCGCACGGCCGCAAGGGTTTGAACAAGCTGTTCGTGGGCAGCGAAACGCAAAAAGTGCTGGCGCATACCCACCTGCCAGTGATGGTCTTGCGCTAA
- a CDS encoding MFS transporter: protein MSPIFFIEQHIFSSLFQYCAHYLRGDGSAASVNFRRLWFSNGLNCFGAQITSLALPLCAVLLLHATPEQMGVLVALQALPFALFGLPVGVLLDRRSKHPIMLFSESMSGLALASVAVAYWCGVLSMPWLYIVGFIIGTGFVVGGGAEQVFLTFLVGRDGLIDAQSKFAATESASRLIGPGLAGVLVQVLSAPVAILCTACGYLVSVFNLRAMSVRDPRPAPSDKHALRDIADGLLFVWREPLLRALAWGAGIWHFLFYASMALTVLFATRDLGMSPGVLGMTQMLGGAGVLLSAFIVKPLTKRYGAGRTILIGLASTSLCFALTPTIPAALFGSAAASAVAYAILMFFFDCGVMLFFIPYLGLRQKVTPDLMLGRMTSTMRFLTVATAPLGALAAGWIAEHFGVRNGLACIAAGSIVLTVAMVWCTPLRSVRT from the coding sequence GTGAGCCCGATCTTTTTTATCGAGCAGCATATTTTCTCTTCCCTCTTCCAGTATTGCGCCCACTATCTGCGTGGCGACGGCAGCGCCGCCAGCGTCAATTTCCGCCGCCTATGGTTCAGCAATGGCCTCAATTGCTTCGGCGCCCAGATTACCTCGCTGGCCCTGCCCCTGTGCGCGGTGCTCTTGCTACATGCGACACCGGAACAGATGGGCGTGCTGGTTGCGCTGCAGGCGCTGCCGTTCGCCCTCTTCGGCTTGCCCGTCGGCGTGCTGCTGGACCGGCGCAGCAAGCACCCGATCATGCTGTTCAGCGAAAGCATGTCGGGCCTGGCCCTGGCCAGCGTGGCCGTGGCTTACTGGTGCGGCGTGCTGTCGATGCCATGGTTATATATAGTGGGCTTCATCATCGGCACGGGCTTCGTCGTCGGTGGTGGCGCCGAACAGGTGTTTCTGACTTTCCTCGTGGGCCGCGATGGCTTGATCGATGCGCAGTCGAAATTTGCCGCCACCGAATCAGCTTCGCGCCTGATCGGTCCCGGCCTGGCCGGCGTGCTCGTGCAAGTGTTGTCGGCGCCCGTCGCCATCCTGTGCACGGCGTGCGGCTATCTGGTTTCCGTTTTCAATCTGCGCGCCATGAGCGTGCGCGATCCGCGTCCTGCTCCATCCGACAAACACGCCTTGCGCGACATCGCCGACGGCTTGCTGTTCGTCTGGCGCGAACCGCTGCTGCGCGCGCTGGCCTGGGGCGCCGGCATCTGGCACTTCCTGTTTTACGCCAGCATGGCCTTGACGGTGCTGTTTGCCACGCGCGACCTGGGCATGAGCCCTGGCGTGCTGGGCATGACGCAGATGCTCGGCGGCGCCGGCGTCCTGCTCAGCGCCTTCATCGTCAAGCCCTTGACGAAGCGCTATGGCGCCGGCCGCACCATCCTGATCGGCCTGGCATCGACCTCGCTCTGTTTTGCGCTAACGCCCACGATACCCGCCGCGCTGTTCGGCAGCGCGGCCGCCAGCGCCGTGGCGTATGCCATCTTGATGTTCTTTTTCGATTGCGGCGTGATGCTGTTCTTTATTCCCTACCTGGGCTTGCGCCAAAAAGTCACACCCGACCTCATGCTGGGCCGCATGACGTCGACCATGCGTTTCCTGACGGTAGCGACGGCGCCGCTGGGTGCGCTGGCCGCCGGCTGGATAGCGGAACATTTTGGCGTGCGCAATGGCCTGGCCTGCATCGCGGCCGGCAGCATCGTGTTGACGGTGGCCATGGTGTGGTGCACGCCGCTGCGTAGCGTGCGCACCTGA
- a CDS encoding enoyl-CoA hydratase produces MQYEDLIIDIQDKVAVIRLNRPKALNALNENMMNELGDALLKFDADESIGCIVLTGSEKAFAAGADIAAMADYTYPDTYTQGYISRNWEHILRVRKPVVGAVAGYALGGGCELAMMCDFLIAADSAKFGQPEIKVGVTPGAGGTQRLPRAIGKAKAMDLLLTARTIDAAEAERIGLVSRVVPADKLLEETLAAAKTIAAMPTSVAMMIKDCVNRAFETTLTDGVAYERRLFQAAFGTPAQKEGMYAFLEKRLPNFDGL; encoded by the coding sequence ATGCAATACGAAGACCTGATCATCGATATCCAGGACAAAGTGGCGGTCATCCGCCTGAACCGCCCCAAGGCCCTGAACGCCTTGAACGAGAACATGATGAATGAGCTGGGCGACGCCTTGCTGAAGTTCGATGCCGACGAGAGTATCGGCTGCATCGTGCTCACGGGCAGCGAAAAAGCATTTGCCGCCGGCGCCGACATCGCGGCCATGGCCGATTACACCTACCCGGATACCTATACCCAGGGCTACATCAGCCGTAACTGGGAGCATATCTTGCGCGTGCGCAAACCGGTGGTGGGCGCCGTGGCCGGCTATGCGCTCGGTGGCGGCTGCGAACTGGCCATGATGTGCGATTTCCTGATCGCCGCCGACAGCGCCAAGTTTGGCCAGCCAGAAATCAAGGTTGGCGTCACGCCGGGCGCGGGCGGTACGCAGCGTTTGCCGCGCGCCATCGGCAAGGCCAAGGCCATGGACCTGCTGCTGACGGCGCGCACCATCGATGCCGCCGAGGCGGAACGCATCGGCCTCGTGTCGCGCGTGGTGCCGGCAGATAAATTGCTGGAAGAAACCCTGGCCGCCGCCAAGACCATCGCCGCCATGCCGACTTCGGTTGCCATGATGATCAAGGATTGCGTCAACCGCGCTTTTGAAACCACCTTGACCGATGGTGTCGCCTACGAGCGCCGTTTGTTCCAGGCCGCCTTCGGTACGCCGGCGCAAAAAGAAGGCATGTACGCTTTCCTGGAAAAGCGCTTGCCAAACTTCGACGGTCTTTGA